A genomic window from Chrysoperla carnea chromosome 3, inChrCarn1.1, whole genome shotgun sequence includes:
- the LOC123296342 gene encoding trypsin-6-like translates to MNSISRSDRGFRSKWSYDDIQQSNPYKQWIQNNDPLIMDGAPANLRNFPYAVQVFDENSAIDHKKYWRFKCTGAILETKAILVAGFCMDLVDLNRRYAIVAGEEIFQKNIIKPLRKFIIVEKTIFHPLRRENKHGYDVAILKLSEELTFNDVTNKTIICPRDVEYWAQMWGKVPGQVVGWGWKNGSKCCEVRDELQVMYHDVISNHECQIRLNDRLPKEGRVKIPHCTVFCTDDSSEGYNRAYLCKSDTGVLFVVNETLYGIATWFKPECLQNGETTRIVMYARLHRFLWDNTHENSHCAMRKIGGLRNNYD, encoded by the exons ATGAATTCCATATCCCGATCAGATCGTGGATTTCGTTCCAAGTGGTCTTATGATGACATACAGCAATCGAATCCTTACAAACAATGGATACAAAATAACGATCCACTAATAATGGATGGAGCGCCTGCAAACCTTAGAAATTTTCCATATGCg GTTCAGGTGTTCGATGAAAATAGTGCTATCGATCACAAAAAATACTGGCGTTTTAAATGTACCGGAGCAATACTTGAGACAAAAGCGATCTTAGTTGCTGGATTTTGTATGGACCTTGTAGATCTTAATCGAAGATATGCAATAGTTGCTGGAGAAGAAATATtccagaaaaatataataaaaccgctgcgaaaatttataatagtcgaaaaaacgatttttcatCCTTTAAGAAGGGAAAACAAACATGGATATGATGTTGCCATATTGAAG ctaTCAGAGGAATTAACGTTTAatgatgttacaaacaaaactaTAATTTGCCCTAGAGATGTGGAATATTGGGCACAAATGTGGGGAAAAGTTCCAGGGCAAGTTGTGGGATGGGGATGG aaaaatggcTCAAAATGCTGTGAGGTTAGAGACGAACTACAAGTGATGTATCATGACGTTATCTCAAATCACGAATGTCAAATTCGACTAAATGATAGATTACCAAAAGAAGGTCGAGTTAAAATACCGCATTGTACGGTGTTTTGTACTGATGATTCATCTGAGGGATATAATAGGGCATATCTGTGTAAATCTGATACTGGCGTATTGTTTGTTGTTAATGAGACGTTATATGGTATTGCTACATGGTTTAAACCGGAATGTCTGCAGAACGGTGAGACGACTCGGATTGTTATGTACGCACGGCT ACATCGTTTTCTATGGGATAATACCCATGAAAACAGTCATTGTGCCATGCGAAAAATTGGTGGTTTAAGGAATAATTATGATTGA